In Xylanibacter ruminicola 23, a single genomic region encodes these proteins:
- a CDS encoding alanine/glycine:cation symporter family protein: MNELITQINDAVWGYVLIAALVGCGVWFTIKTRFVQFRMVGEMLRLLTDSAVDTVGDQVKNQGTEGKRKHISSFQAFAVSVATRVGTGNLAGVASAIAIGGPGAVFWMWIIALIGSATAFVESTLAQLFKQKHKDSFIGGPAYYIQHGLHQRWMAITFAVLITLQFGLSNNSIQANTICGAMQEAFGWNPVWVGIALAVLGLFIVFGGIQRIAHVSAVLVPVMAIGYVVLAIVIIAMNIEHIPHVFKVIVEDAFGIHQIAGGGIGATIMNGVKRGLFSNEAGEGSAPNVAATAAVSHPVKQGLIQALGVFTDTLLVCSCTAFIILISGLYEVPELNGIALTQSALQSEVGALGPIFVAIAIFLFAFSSIIGNYYYGEANIRFITSNAQVMTTYRICSAGVMVIFGALASFELVWNIVDFFMAFLTACNLIAIVLLGRYAFRLLDDYRQQKRAGIKEPMFHRSQLPELENELECWE; the protein is encoded by the coding sequence ATGAACGAACTGATTACTCAGATTAATGATGCCGTTTGGGGCTATGTGCTGATTGCCGCGCTGGTAGGCTGTGGCGTGTGGTTTACTATTAAAACACGCTTTGTGCAGTTCCGGATGGTGGGCGAGATGCTCAGGTTGCTAACCGATTCGGCTGTTGATACAGTAGGTGACCAAGTTAAGAATCAAGGTACAGAGGGCAAGCGTAAGCATATCTCCTCGTTTCAGGCTTTTGCCGTGAGTGTGGCCACGCGTGTGGGTACGGGCAACCTGGCTGGTGTGGCTTCGGCCATTGCCATCGGTGGACCTGGTGCCGTGTTCTGGATGTGGATTATCGCCCTTATCGGATCGGCTACGGCTTTTGTAGAATCTACCTTGGCCCAGCTGTTTAAGCAGAAACATAAGGACTCGTTTATCGGCGGTCCTGCGTACTATATCCAGCATGGCTTGCACCAGCGATGGATGGCCATTACGTTTGCGGTGCTGATTACGCTGCAGTTCGGACTGTCGAACAACTCAATCCAGGCTAACACCATTTGTGGTGCCATGCAGGAGGCCTTTGGCTGGAATCCTGTATGGGTGGGTATTGCATTGGCAGTTCTGGGCTTGTTTATCGTGTTTGGCGGTATTCAGCGTATTGCCCATGTAAGTGCGGTGCTGGTGCCTGTGATGGCTATCGGCTATGTGGTTCTGGCCATTGTGATTATTGCCATGAACATAGAGCATATACCACATGTGTTTAAGGTGATTGTAGAAGATGCCTTTGGCATACACCAGATAGCTGGTGGTGGTATTGGTGCTACGATTATGAATGGTGTGAAGCGTGGCTTGTTCTCGAACGAGGCGGGCGAGGGTAGTGCACCTAACGTGGCTGCTACAGCAGCTGTATCGCACCCCGTTAAGCAGGGCTTGATTCAGGCCTTGGGCGTGTTTACCGATACCTTGCTGGTTTGCTCGTGTACGGCGTTCATCATTTTGATTAGCGGTCTGTACGAGGTGCCAGAGCTGAATGGTATCGCACTCACGCAGTCGGCTTTGCAGAGTGAGGTAGGTGCGTTAGGACCGATATTCGTGGCTATTGCCATCTTCCTGTTTGCCTTCTCGAGTATCATCGGCAACTACTATTACGGCGAGGCAAATATCCGTTTCATTACGTCGAATGCACAGGTGATGACAACCTACCGCATCTGTTCGGCTGGTGTGATGGTGATTTTTGGCGCGTTGGCCAGCTTTGAACTGGTGTGGAACATCGTTGACTTTTTTATGGCTTTCCTTACAGCTTGTAACCTGATAGCGATTGTGCTGTTGGGACGTTATGCTTTCCGGCTGCTTGATGATTACCGCCAGCAGAAGCGTGCAGGCATTAAGGAACCCATGTTCCACCGCAGTCAGTTACCTGAGTTAGAAAACGAATTAGAGTGCTGGGAGTGA
- a CDS encoding SLC13 family permease: METELLWGFNLHAWITIITVLGMFTTLLVTKLRADVVFLAAIGILLVTGVLDAKEAFSGFSSSSVVVIGVLFVVVAGLTYTGVLQWIVKNLLGQPNSYGKAVIRLMLPVAGLSSFLSNTTVVAMFVGIVKMWSKKLGISPSKLLIPLSYASGMGGVCTLIGTPPNLIISGLYADKTGHVMNVLATTIPGLFCLLVGVLSIIAMRKLLPDRKAPESDFEDTAEYTVELLVPSSNKFIGETLDYAGLYDVKGGRLIRIRHFDNVPVALSKNEFVMGGDHLTYAGHIKDILQLAQERGLQVGDEVINVGSKTLISALIMIAMVTVSALGIMPLLHCAFIAAAAMMILHCCTPDQAMRAINWDILMVFAGSVVLGLAIQKTGIAERLAMGILDVCGTNPIVVMTAICFVGTFITEFISNTAAGAMFFPIMYEAAEKLGYEPYPFLIALMVSVSSSFATPIGSPTHMLVYGPGGYRFSDFMRIGLLMNLIILAANIFIVNIIYPLTPLQ; the protein is encoded by the coding sequence ATGGAAACAGAACTGTTATGGGGGTTTAATCTCCATGCTTGGATTACAATCATTACAGTGTTGGGTATGTTTACGACGCTGTTAGTAACTAAGTTACGTGCTGATGTAGTGTTTTTAGCTGCTATCGGCATATTGCTTGTTACAGGGGTGCTCGATGCTAAAGAGGCGTTTTCGGGCTTCAGTTCTTCGTCGGTAGTGGTTATCGGAGTATTGTTTGTGGTAGTGGCTGGTCTTACCTATACCGGCGTGCTGCAATGGATAGTGAAAAACCTGTTAGGGCAACCCAACAGCTACGGCAAGGCCGTGATACGACTGATGCTGCCAGTGGCCGGACTGAGTTCGTTCTTGAGTAATACCACGGTGGTGGCCATGTTTGTGGGCATCGTGAAAATGTGGTCGAAAAAGCTGGGCATCTCGCCCTCAAAGCTGCTTATCCCTCTGAGTTATGCCTCGGGTATGGGTGGTGTGTGTACGCTGATTGGTACACCGCCCAACCTGATTATCAGTGGACTGTATGCCGATAAGACGGGCCATGTGATGAACGTGTTGGCAACTACGATACCAGGCTTGTTCTGCTTGCTGGTAGGTGTGCTGAGCATTATTGCCATGCGTAAGCTGTTGCCCGATAGAAAAGCACCCGAGTCGGATTTTGAGGATACAGCCGAATATACCGTAGAGTTACTGGTGCCATCGAGCAACAAGTTTATTGGCGAGACACTCGACTATGCTGGCCTGTACGATGTGAAGGGCGGCCGACTGATCAGGATCCGACACTTTGATAATGTACCCGTAGCGCTGAGCAAGAACGAGTTTGTGATGGGAGGTGACCATCTGACATACGCCGGACATATTAAAGATATACTGCAGCTGGCCCAGGAGCGTGGCTTGCAGGTTGGCGACGAGGTGATTAACGTGGGTAGCAAAACACTGATATCGGCGCTGATTATGATAGCGATGGTAACAGTATCGGCCTTGGGTATTATGCCACTGCTGCACTGTGCCTTTATTGCCGCTGCTGCCATGATGATACTGCACTGCTGTACGCCCGACCAGGCCATGCGCGCTATTAACTGGGACATATTGATGGTGTTTGCTGGTAGCGTGGTGCTGGGACTGGCTATCCAGAAAACGGGTATTGCCGAACGCCTGGCCATGGGTATTCTGGATGTGTGTGGTACCAACCCGATAGTGGTGATGACTGCCATCTGCTTTGTGGGTACGTTTATCACCGAGTTTATATCAAACACTGCTGCCGGTGCCATGTTCTTCCCCATCATGTACGAGGCTGCCGAGAAGTTGGGGTACGAGCCATACCCATTCCTGATAGCCCTGATGGTGAGCGTGAGCAGTAGCTTTGCCACACCTATCGGATCGCCTACACACATGCTGGTGTACGGTCCTGGTGGTTACCGATTCAGCGATTTTATGCGTATAGGACTGCTGATGAACCTTATCATACTGGCAGCTAACATATTTATAGTGAACATTATTTATCCACTAACACCCTTGCAATAA
- a CDS encoding DMT family transporter produces MKRFLPHLIAFIVVAIWGVTFVCTKLLLLGGLTAAQIFILRFIIAYLLLLGYSLSKGIHWLSNSWRDELNMMALGVFGGSLYFLTENSAMNYTTTTNTSIIVSLCPLFASAIIGAFYKTERLNRWQTAGTVMASLGVIMVVMNGHFVLHLSPLGDALAFGACMCWAFYSLLIIPVSKRYPTVFITRKVFFYGLLSMIPYIILHPDLNIQLVINKPTLLANLLFLGCVASMLCYVAWNWVLKRLGAVVATNYVYLNPVTTIVFAWMVLNEQITVWFIIGTVLILYGMYLVNTKRPKLSA; encoded by the coding sequence ATGAAGCGATTTCTACCTCATCTTATAGCATTTATAGTGGTGGCCATCTGGGGCGTCACGTTTGTGTGCACTAAACTGTTGTTGCTGGGCGGACTAACTGCAGCCCAGATATTTATTCTGCGATTTATTATCGCCTACTTGCTGTTGTTAGGCTATAGCCTGTCAAAGGGCATCCACTGGCTCAGCAACAGTTGGCGCGACGAGCTCAACATGATGGCTTTGGGTGTATTTGGCGGATCGCTCTACTTCCTCACCGAGAATAGCGCCATGAACTACACCACAACCACCAACACCAGCATCATCGTGAGTCTGTGCCCCCTGTTTGCATCAGCCATCATCGGTGCTTTCTATAAAACCGAGCGCCTTAATCGCTGGCAAACCGCTGGCACTGTTATGGCGTCATTGGGTGTTATCATGGTGGTGATGAACGGTCATTTTGTGCTCCACCTCTCGCCTTTGGGCGATGCGCTGGCCTTTGGTGCCTGCATGTGCTGGGCGTTCTACAGTCTGCTGATTATCCCCGTTAGCAAGCGTTACCCCACGGTGTTCATTACCCGCAAGGTATTCTTTTACGGTCTGCTGTCCATGATACCCTATATCATCCTGCATCCCGACCTCAACATCCAGCTGGTCATCAACAAGCCCACGCTGTTAGCCAACCTATTGTTCCTGGGTTGTGTAGCCTCCATGCTCTGCTACGTGGCATGGAACTGGGTACTTAAGCGTTTGGGGGCCGTGGTTGCCACCAACTACGTGTATCTCAATCCCGTTACCACCATCGTGTTTGCCTGGATGGTTCTTAACGAGCAGATTACCGTATGGTTTATCATCGGTACTGTACTCATTCTGTACGGCATGTACCTGGTAAACACCAAGCGCCCCAAGTTATCGGCTTAG
- the bcp gene encoding thioredoxin-dependent thiol peroxidase, which produces MNIGDKAPEILGKDEQGRDIRLSDYRGRKLVLYFYPKDNTSGCTAEACSLRDHYNELQGAGYEVVGVSKDSAASHVKFKEKHELPFPLIADVDKELLQAMGAWGEKVMYGKKTEGTIRTTFIINEEGVIEQIFAGKQVKTKEHAEQILSR; this is translated from the coding sequence ATGAATATTGGTGATAAGGCGCCAGAGATTCTGGGCAAGGATGAACAGGGACGGGATATCCGTTTGAGTGATTATCGTGGACGTAAGTTGGTGTTGTACTTTTATCCAAAAGATAATACCAGCGGCTGTACGGCTGAGGCTTGTAGTTTGCGCGACCATTATAACGAACTGCAAGGGGCAGGCTACGAGGTGGTGGGTGTGAGTAAGGACTCGGCAGCATCGCACGTGAAGTTTAAGGAGAAGCACGAACTGCCTTTCCCGTTGATTGCGGATGTTGACAAGGAACTGCTGCAGGCAATGGGTGCCTGGGGCGAGAAGGTGATGTACGGTAAGAAAACCGAGGGCACCATACGTACCACCTTTATTATTAACGAGGAGGGTGTGATTGAGCAGATATTTGCCGGCAAGCAGGTAAAGACCAAGGAGCACGCCGAGCAGATACTAAGCCGATAA
- a CDS encoding ATP-binding protein — MKIEIEELERQVIERMRMDNPWWTSGKIPDDIHQMKSRLYLDSFYKVVKDVDVRRGIVLMGPRRVGKTIMIYHTVERLINDGVNPQSIIYLSIDTPIYNGMSLEMLLNIAKKSLAKQPTDQGLYVFYDEVQYLKDWELHLKSLVDTYRSTRFIVSGSAAAALKMKSTESGAGRFHDFALPPLTFNEYIHLQELDRLIVPKKIEWNQQVFNAFDTIDISQLNEHFIRYINYGGYPEVVFSKEIQQDPGRYMRRDIVDKVMLKDLPSLYGINDTQELYRLFIHIAYRSGCEFSYEEMSQESGIRKDIIRKYISYLESAFLIKVIHRVDANAKRMQRITQFKIYLTNPSLRCALFSPLTETDKTLGSMVETALFAQRIQRDDEEVFYANWKMGRENGEVDMVGLDRLRQKPIWAVEMKWSDRYFDVPSELKSLLSFMDKNHLVSAIVSSRTKYGIKNMENCNLTFMPSALYAYLLGYNTIEQKKY; from the coding sequence ATGAAAATAGAAATTGAAGAGTTAGAAAGGCAAGTTATTGAAAGGATGAGAATGGATAATCCTTGGTGGACATCTGGGAAAATTCCCGATGATATTCACCAAATGAAAAGCCGTCTATACCTCGATTCCTTCTACAAAGTTGTTAAGGATGTTGATGTCAGACGTGGCATAGTTCTGATGGGACCAAGACGAGTAGGTAAGACCATTATGATTTATCATACAGTAGAACGCTTGATAAATGATGGTGTTAATCCACAAAGCATTATCTACCTTTCTATAGATACACCTATATATAATGGAATGTCGCTTGAAATGCTGTTGAATATCGCAAAGAAATCTCTTGCGAAACAACCAACAGATCAAGGTTTGTATGTGTTCTACGATGAGGTTCAGTATTTGAAGGATTGGGAACTACATTTAAAATCATTAGTTGATACCTATCGTTCAACTCGGTTTATTGTATCTGGTTCGGCTGCTGCTGCACTGAAGATGAAGAGTACCGAGAGTGGCGCCGGGCGTTTCCATGACTTTGCATTACCTCCACTTACTTTTAACGAGTATATCCATCTCCAGGAGCTTGATCGACTGATAGTTCCTAAAAAGATAGAGTGGAACCAGCAAGTGTTTAATGCTTTTGACACCATAGATATATCACAATTGAATGAGCATTTCATACGCTATATTAATTATGGTGGTTATCCTGAGGTTGTTTTCTCGAAAGAAATTCAGCAAGACCCAGGACGTTATATGCGACGTGATATTGTTGATAAGGTGATGCTTAAAGACCTTCCTAGCCTTTATGGTATCAATGATACACAAGAATTATATCGCTTGTTTATCCATATCGCCTATCGCTCTGGTTGTGAATTTTCTTATGAAGAGATGTCTCAGGAGTCTGGCATCCGTAAAGATATTATCCGCAAGTATATCAGTTATTTGGAAAGTGCATTCCTTATTAAGGTAATTCATCGTGTTGATGCTAATGCAAAGCGGATGCAGCGAATAACCCAGTTTAAGATATATCTTACAAATCCGTCTTTACGATGTGCCCTTTTCTCGCCATTGACGGAGACAGATAAGACTTTGGGAAGTATGGTAGAGACTGCTCTTTTTGCCCAGCGTATTCAACGGGATGATGAGGAAGTTTTTTATGCAAATTGGAAGATGGGACGAGAAAATGGTGAGGTGGATATGGTGGGACTTGACCGACTACGCCAAAAGCCAATATGGGCTGTTGAGATGAAATGGTCTGACCGTTATTTCGATGTGCCAAGTGAACTAAAATCCTTACTTTCATTTATGGATAAGAATCATCTGGTGTCGGCAATAGTCTCTTCTCGTACAAAGTATGGAATTAAAAATATGGAGAATTGTAACTTGACGTTCATGCCGTCGGCCCTATATGCCTATTTATTGGGTTATAATACAATAGAGCAAAAGAAATATTGA
- a CDS encoding AAA family ATPase, with the protein MKNPFVTKGYAGPEYFCDRVQETVDLVKLLTNDNNMALISPRRLGKTDLIHHCFAQPEIKEKYYTFIIDIYATSSLADFVSLLGQAILDELKPRGRKTWEKFVGTLKSIQQQISFDMNGNPVWGVGLGAYTNPAITLDEIFVYLKTADKPCLVAIDEFQKITEYPDGQNVEAALRTHIQRCPNATFLFAGSKRHLMGEIFLSPSRPFYQSVITMGLSPIPIEKYKEFACAQFEKCGKSIQPDVVDIVYQRFDGITSYLQRLMNVLFLNTAQGETCSKDMIDVAINYILDLYTEYYDTLLAQMSEKQRNVFLAIACERRVKSVSGGAFVRKYHLQSPSSVMSALRGLLDKDLITQENGEYFVYDLFFQLWIERK; encoded by the coding sequence ATGAAAAATCCGTTTGTAACCAAAGGATATGCAGGGCCCGAATACTTCTGCGACAGAGTACAAGAGACTGTGGATTTGGTAAAGTTGCTTACCAATGACAACAACATGGCCTTGATATCTCCTCGGCGACTAGGCAAAACAGATTTGATCCATCATTGTTTTGCACAGCCTGAAATTAAGGAAAAGTACTATACGTTTATCATCGATATATATGCCACAAGCTCTTTAGCCGACTTTGTAAGTCTTCTAGGACAGGCTATACTCGATGAATTAAAACCACGCGGCAGGAAGACTTGGGAGAAATTTGTTGGCACCCTTAAGTCCATACAGCAGCAGATTTCTTTCGATATGAATGGCAATCCTGTATGGGGAGTTGGCTTGGGTGCATATACTAATCCTGCAATTACTCTCGACGAGATATTCGTCTATCTTAAAACGGCTGACAAGCCTTGTTTGGTTGCTATCGATGAATTTCAGAAGATAACAGAGTATCCAGACGGTCAAAATGTAGAAGCTGCACTGAGAACACATATCCAAAGATGCCCAAATGCAACATTTTTGTTTGCAGGTTCCAAGCGACATCTTATGGGTGAGATTTTCCTGTCGCCGTCACGTCCGTTCTATCAGTCGGTCATTACAATGGGGCTTTCTCCTATTCCCATCGAAAAGTATAAAGAGTTTGCCTGCGCTCAATTCGAGAAATGTGGAAAGTCAATCCAGCCTGATGTAGTAGACATCGTTTATCAGCGATTTGATGGAATAACATCTTATCTGCAGCGTCTGATGAACGTGCTATTTCTAAATACCGCACAAGGCGAAACGTGTAGTAAAGATATGATCGACGTTGCTATCAACTACATCTTGGATCTGTATACAGAGTATTACGACACGCTGTTGGCCCAGATGTCAGAGAAGCAGCGCAACGTGTTTTTAGCCATAGCCTGCGAGCGAAGAGTGAAGAGCGTATCGGGTGGTGCTTTTGTGCGGAAATATCATTTGCAATCGCCAAGTTCTGTTATGTCTGCATTAAGAGGCCTTCTCGACAAAGATCTCATTACCCAGGAAAATGGTGAGTATTTTGTTTACGACCTGTTCTTCCAATTGTGGATAGAGAGAAAATAA
- a CDS encoding response regulator transcription factor, with the protein MEKIRILLVDDDRQNSELLRKFLEVEGYEVDYAENGHKGWEAFTTTKPDLVLLDINMPLINGFELARKIREQDRDVLIFFLTDRTEKADRLKGFDLKGNDYIPKPFYPEELIAKIRERFEHRQASLPSRMTIGQTIFDSNLSTIEYAGTVQHLSARQSDILAILAQHIGQTVERSYLLEHVWGNDSYANSLALNVQITYIRKMLEPDTSISIVSLKKRGYRLEVIEST; encoded by the coding sequence ATGGAAAAGATTAGAATACTGCTCGTTGACGATGACCGCCAGAACTCGGAGTTGTTAAGGAAGTTCCTGGAGGTGGAGGGCTATGAAGTGGACTATGCCGAGAATGGGCATAAAGGTTGGGAAGCATTTACTACAACCAAGCCCGATTTGGTCTTGCTCGATATCAATATGCCGCTGATAAACGGTTTCGAGTTGGCGCGAAAGATCCGTGAGCAAGACCGCGACGTGCTAATCTTCTTCCTCACCGACCGGACGGAAAAGGCCGACCGCCTGAAAGGCTTCGACTTGAAAGGTAATGACTATATCCCCAAACCGTTCTATCCCGAAGAACTGATTGCCAAGATTCGTGAGCGTTTCGAGCATCGCCAGGCTTCGTTACCATCGCGCATGACCATCGGCCAGACCATTTTCGACAGCAACCTCTCCACGATTGAGTATGCCGGAACGGTGCAGCACCTCTCTGCCCGCCAGTCGGATATCCTCGCCATTCTGGCCCAGCATATCGGTCAGACCGTAGAGCGCTCCTATCTGCTGGAACATGTCTGGGGAAACGATAGTTACGCCAACTCCCTCGCCCTCAACGTCCAGATAACCTATATCCGCAAAATGCTCGAACCCGACACCAGCATCTCTATCGTGTCACTCAAGAAGCGAGGGTATAGGTTGGAGGTGATAGAATCTACTTAA
- a CDS encoding sensor histidine kinase, with the protein MGTSQLVEALNRFTVDHQHPFQKERLDSILRSKGITAQSITTTKTDTMVWQPSMQPHTSIWQPVMTVSFPYDIFEGQQVVVKTAISISPVIRRMAYTLLITVLLSLFLIFCLVYQILTIRKQRHIEAIRQEFLHTMIHELKRPISTLKMCVSFMGNERMMQDGESKQRILASSHNELDNLTSYFSKLRDITFSDSTEIPLVKSRFSLRSLMEECIGKQNIPSDKDVRMEIVAEDDLEIQADRMHLSNIVCNLLENAIKYSREAVTIRIDFLMREAGMVQISVADNGIGIAKADQRYVFDKFYRSESAKDQAIPGIGLGLSYVKLLVEAHGGTITFESIEGEGTTFTILIPQTDGKD; encoded by the coding sequence ATGGGAACAAGCCAATTGGTTGAAGCACTAAACCGCTTCACTGTTGACCATCAGCATCCGTTCCAAAAAGAAAGGCTCGACAGTATTCTACGTTCAAAAGGTATCACGGCACAAAGCATCACTACCACGAAAACCGATACGATGGTGTGGCAACCGTCGATGCAGCCACATACTTCCATCTGGCAACCTGTGATGACGGTCTCGTTCCCTTACGATATCTTTGAGGGGCAACAGGTCGTGGTGAAGACAGCCATCAGTATATCACCCGTCATCCGCAGGATGGCCTATACGCTACTCATAACCGTGCTGCTATCGCTGTTCCTTATCTTCTGTCTGGTCTATCAGATACTGACCATCCGCAAGCAACGGCACATAGAGGCTATCCGGCAGGAGTTTCTGCACACGATGATCCATGAACTGAAACGGCCTATATCGACGCTGAAGATGTGTGTGTCGTTTATGGGCAACGAGCGGATGATGCAGGACGGGGAGAGCAAGCAGCGCATACTGGCAAGTTCGCACAATGAACTGGACAACCTGACTTCGTATTTCTCGAAACTGCGCGACATCACGTTCAGCGATTCCACCGAAATTCCTTTGGTGAAGTCTCGCTTTTCGCTTCGCAGTCTGATGGAGGAATGTATCGGCAAGCAGAATATCCCGTCGGACAAGGATGTGAGGATGGAGATTGTGGCCGAGGACGATTTGGAGATACAGGCCGACCGTATGCATCTGTCAAACATCGTCTGCAACCTGCTGGAGAATGCCATTAAATACTCCCGTGAGGCCGTGACTATCAGGATTGACTTCCTGATGCGTGAGGCCGGGATGGTGCAAATCAGCGTGGCGGACAATGGCATCGGCATTGCAAAGGCCGACCAGCGTTATGTGTTTGACAAGTTCTACCGCAGCGAGTCGGCAAAGGACCAGGCCATCCCCGGCATCGGGCTTGGACTGAGTTATGTAAAACTTCTGGTCGAAGCCCATGGCGGAACGATTACATTTGAAAGCATTGAGGGCGAGGGTACGACATTCACCATTTTAATACCGCAGACGGATGGAAAAGATTAG